The Bombus vancouverensis nearcticus chromosome 12, iyBomVanc1_principal, whole genome shotgun sequence genome contains a region encoding:
- the LOC117154996 gene encoding enhancer of split mbeta protein — MTPHTSYTPVGGMEYEEPVSRTYQYRKVMKPMLERKRRARINRCLDELKDLMVTALQAEGENVAKLEKADILELTVRHLHTLRAARRLTLTPENSYADRFREGFTQCAQEVSSFLSTPVAAAVHPAAGAQLMRHLGGCLRRLEGPASTNTATTTVTAVSKTTPAVSPAASVMINVPQNVYTPPQSPVSVVSSSGESTESSNAVWRPW; from the coding sequence ATGACACCGCATACCAGCTACACACCGGTCGGCGGTATGGAGTACGAAGAGCCAGTGTCGAGGACTTATCAGTACAGAAAGGTGATGAAACCGATGCTGGAGAGGAAGAGGCGGGCCAGGAtcaatcgttgtctcgatgagcTAAAGGACCTCATGGTGACCGCTCTGCAAGCCGAGGGCGAGAACGTGGCGAAGCTGGAGAAGGCTGACATACTTGAACTCACTGTTCGTCACCTTCACACGCTCAGGGCTGCCAGAAGGCTGACTCTGACACCGGAGAACAGCTACGCGGACAGATTCAGAGAAGGATTCACCCAGTGCGCGCAGGAAGTGTCGTCGTTCCTGTCGACTCCTGTGGCAGCAGCCGTTCATCCAGCCGCCGGTGCACAGTTAATGAGACACCTTGGCGGATGTCTGCGGCGACTCGAAGGACCAGCGTCGACGAACACCGCCACCACCACGGTGACCGCTGTCAGTAAAACGACACCCGCTGTCAGTCCAGCTGCCAGCGTGATGATCAACGTGCCACAAAACGTTTACACGCCGCCACAAAGTCCTGTCAGCGTGGTGAGTTCTTCGGGCGAATCCACGGAATCTTCTAACGCTGTTTGGAGGCCGTGGTGA